The nucleotide window GACCTTCCTGTAGAACTGCTTTTCAAAGCCTATACAGAAGCAGAACTTTTCGAGCAATGGATGGGAACGAAAGTAACCAAATTCGAAAACAACCCCCATGGAAGTTACCGTTTCGAAACCTTAAATCCTCAGGGCGATGTGGTTTTCAGTGCGAACGGAACCATTCATGATATTGTTCAGAATGAGAAAATTATAAGAACTTTTCAGATGGAGAACACTCCTTTTCCCGTTCAGATCGAGTTTTTAGAATTTGAAAAATTAACGGATGCCACCAGTAAAATAACCATTCAGACCATTTATAAATCTGTAGACTTCAGAGACCAGCACCTGAAAATGCCATTCGCCCAAGGTATTAATATGGCGCATAACCGTTTGCAGGAATTGTTTAGAGAGACAAAAAGATAATAGACGAAGAGATGATAGACAATGGACAACAAGGTTTAAATTGTGGGTATCAATGTTAATAGTGAATTTTGGTTCGCAAGTGAATCGTCAATCATTATTTGATAAACAACAGAACCTTGAACATTAAACTTTAAACCTTAAACCCTTATACTCTCCCACTCTCAAATCCTCTAACCCTCAAACCCTCAAACCCTCTAACCTAAACACCCCGAATCTCGCATCCCGAAACCCAAAACTCTCCCACTCTCAAACCCTCAAACATACCACACAATGAATCCAAAAGTGAATTTTTTCTTCGAAAAAGCCACACAGTGGAAAGAAGAATTTGAAAAGTTAAGAACAATCGCCTTAAGCACCGAATTGGTTGAAGATTTAAAATGGGGCTGTCCCTGTTATACTTATGAAGGGAAAAATATTTTCCTGATCCACGGTTTCAAGGAATATTGTGCGCTGCTCTTCTTTAAAGGGGCTTTGATGAAAGATCCGGACCATATCCTGATTCAGCAGACTGAAAATGTGCAGGCTGCAAGACAGATCCGTTTTACTGATGTGGAACAAATCAATGATCTGGAAGACATTCTCCGCCAATATATGTTTGAAGCTGTTGAAATAGAAGAATCAGGTGCTAAAGTGGAAATGAAGAAAACAAAAGAGTTTGAAATGGCTGAAGAATTTCAGGAAAAGCTGGATCAAAATCCTGCATTACAGGAAGCTTTTAAAGCATTAACACCAGGAAGACAAAGAGCCTACCTGCTTCACTTCTCCTCTGCCAAACAGTCCAAAACCCGTGAAGCCCGCATTGAAAAATGCATTCCACAAATTATGGACGGAATAGGACTAAACGACTAACTATAAAAAACAGATCATGAACACACCACACCCCTCACAAAAAAGAACAAAAATCATCTATTGGATATTCACCCTCTGGATGGCTCTGGGAATGGTTTCAACAGCCATTGTCCAGCTAATGAAAAACAAAGATGAACTGGCCAATTTTACCAATCTCGGCTACCCTTCTTACCTGATGACCATCATCGGAGTATGGAAAATTCTGGGCGTTATTGCGATTTTAATTCCTAAACGTTTGCTTTTAAAAGAATGGGCTTATGCAGGATTTTTCTTTGTAATGTCCGGAGCTGTCATTTCCCATCTTATCGTGGGTGACACAGCTGGCAGAACTTTCCCTGCAGTATTATTATTCGTATTGGTTATTATTTCCTGGTACTTCAGACCTGCAGAAAGGAAAATTACTATCATTGATTAATTATTTTGTTTAAACTTTTTTTTTGAAACATTAAGATTGTATTAAGCTATTTAGAATATTAAGATGAGCTTCGCTTTAAGTTTAAAGTCAGAATAATTCATCTTAATACTTTATCAATTAAATCCTTCCTAATGATTCAATATATACTGAACAATCTTTGATAGGTTAAACAGTTTTATTAAAATCATTTAAGATTAAAAAGAAAGAAATTTTATCGAAGATAAAATCTTTGCGCCTTAAACAATCCTTCATTAACAAAACTTGCGTCTTTGCGATTTCCAACAACACTACACTATAAAACAAAAATTTGACATGAAAAATAAACTAACCCCGGAACAAATCAACGAGCTTTTAAAAACACTAAAAACCCGTTTTGAAAAAAACATGAACCGTCATAAAGACCTGAAATGGGAAAGAATCCAGCAGAAACTGGAAGCCAGCCCAGAAAAGATACGGTCTTTATACGAAATGGAAGTTACTGAAGGTGAACCCGACGTTGTAGATTACAATAAAAAAACAGATGAATATTCTTTTGTAGACTGCTCCCCGGAAAGCCCGAAACGCCGAAGCCTGTGCTATGATTATCCTGCCTGGAATGCCAGAAAAGCCAATAAACCGGAAAGCAACGCCATCGACAAAGCTAAAGAAATGGGAATTGAACTTTTGACAGAGGAACAATACCGTCACCTTCAGGAATTAGGGAAATTTGATCAAAAGAC belongs to Chryseobacterium gleum and includes:
- a CDS encoding DoxX family protein, whose protein sequence is MNTPHPSQKRTKIIYWIFTLWMALGMVSTAIVQLMKNKDELANFTNLGYPSYLMTIIGVWKILGVIAILIPKRLLLKEWAYAGFFFVMSGAVISHLIVGDTAGRTFPAVLLFVLVIISWYFRPAERKITIID
- a CDS encoding YdeI/OmpD-associated family protein, whose amino-acid sequence is MNPKVNFFFEKATQWKEEFEKLRTIALSTELVEDLKWGCPCYTYEGKNIFLIHGFKEYCALLFFKGALMKDPDHILIQQTENVQAARQIRFTDVEQINDLEDILRQYMFEAVEIEESGAKVEMKKTKEFEMAEEFQEKLDQNPALQEAFKALTPGRQRAYLLHFSSAKQSKTREARIEKCIPQIMDGIGLND
- a CDS encoding SRPBCC domain-containing protein: MELKTKIHADDGKQEIFIIREFDLPVELLFKAYTEAELFEQWMGTKVTKFENNPHGSYRFETLNPQGDVVFSANGTIHDIVQNEKIIRTFQMENTPFPVQIEFLEFEKLTDATSKITIQTIYKSVDFRDQHLKMPFAQGINMAHNRLQELFRETKR
- a CDS encoding DUF4256 domain-containing protein, yielding MKNKLTPEQINELLKTLKTRFEKNMNRHKDLKWERIQQKLEASPEKIRSLYEMEVTEGEPDVVDYNKKTDEYSFVDCSPESPKRRSLCYDYPAWNARKANKPESNAIDKAKEMGIELLTEEQYRHLQELGKFDQKTSSWIKTPPQIRELGGAVFCDRRYNTVFMYHNGADSYYAARGFRGIVKV